A genomic stretch from Arthrobacter sp. KBS0702 includes:
- a CDS encoding peptide MFS transporter has product MSTTHLANPPATTPGDTSFFGHPKMLASLFSVEMWERFSFYGMQGILLYYMYFSAAEGGLEINKALAASLVGAYGGGVYLSTILGAWLADRLFGSERVLFGSAVMIMAGHIALALIPGVPGLVAGLVLVGVGSGGLKANATALVGSLYREKDERRDAGFSIFYMGINAGALIGPLVTGWLQESQGFHWGFGAAAVGMAVGLGIYALGRNKLPEEAHRVPNALPVAERTKYGLIFAVIAAVIAVLLATGMVNADNLAMSMAYAAIGASALYFVLIFSSKKVNATERGRVAAFIPLYIASAAFWALFQQQFTFIAVYSEEKLDRNLFGWEMPAAWVQSINPVFIIIFAGVMAALWTRLGRRQPGSALKFSIGLFVMGLAFLAFIPLAGGGKTPLLALVGILLLFTLAELFLSPIGLSVTTKLAPKAFHTQMVALFFLSVSLGTTLAGMLSGLYNPDDELPYFIGVGGTAMLLAVGLAAASPAIKKLMGGVR; this is encoded by the coding sequence ATGAGCACAACTCATTTAGCCAATCCCCCCGCTACAACGCCGGGCGATACCTCGTTTTTTGGCCACCCGAAAATGCTGGCCAGCCTCTTCTCCGTAGAAATGTGGGAGCGCTTCTCCTTCTACGGAATGCAGGGGATCCTTCTCTACTACATGTACTTCTCGGCCGCCGAGGGCGGCCTTGAGATCAACAAGGCCCTCGCCGCGAGCCTGGTGGGCGCCTATGGTGGCGGCGTCTACCTCTCGACCATCCTGGGCGCCTGGCTCGCCGACCGGCTCTTCGGTTCCGAGCGTGTGCTGTTCGGTTCCGCCGTCATGATCATGGCCGGCCACATCGCCCTCGCCCTCATCCCGGGCGTGCCGGGCCTGGTTGCCGGCCTCGTGCTGGTGGGCGTCGGTTCCGGCGGGCTGAAGGCCAACGCCACCGCCCTGGTGGGAAGCCTGTACCGCGAGAAGGACGAACGCCGCGACGCCGGGTTCTCCATCTTCTACATGGGCATCAACGCCGGCGCCCTGATCGGCCCGCTGGTCACCGGCTGGCTGCAGGAGAGCCAGGGCTTCCATTGGGGCTTCGGCGCCGCCGCCGTCGGCATGGCCGTGGGCCTGGGCATCTATGCCCTCGGCCGCAACAAGCTCCCCGAGGAGGCGCACCGGGTTCCCAACGCGCTGCCCGTGGCAGAACGCACCAAATACGGACTGATCTTCGCCGTCATCGCCGCGGTCATCGCCGTGCTGCTGGCCACCGGCATGGTCAACGCAGACAACCTCGCCATGTCCATGGCGTACGCCGCCATCGGCGCGTCGGCCCTGTACTTCGTCCTGATCTTCAGCAGTAAGAAGGTCAACGCCACCGAACGCGGCCGCGTGGCAGCGTTCATCCCGCTGTACATCGCCTCCGCCGCGTTCTGGGCCCTCTTCCAGCAGCAGTTCACCTTCATTGCCGTGTACTCGGAGGAGAAGCTGGACCGGAACCTGTTCGGCTGGGAAATGCCGGCCGCCTGGGTCCAGTCCATCAACCCGGTCTTCATCATCATCTTCGCCGGTGTCATGGCAGCCCTGTGGACCCGGCTGGGACGCAGGCAGCCCGGCTCGGCGCTGAAGTTCTCGATCGGCCTGTTTGTGATGGGACTCGCCTTCCTGGCGTTCATCCCGCTGGCCGGCGGCGGCAAGACACCGCTGCTGGCACTGGTGGGGATCCTGCTGCTGTTCACGCTCGCGGAGCTGTTCCTCTCCCCCATCGGTTTGTCGGTAACCACCAAGCTGGCCCCCAAGGCCTTCCACACGCAGATGGTGGCCCTGTTCTTCCTCTCGGTCTCGCTGGGCACGACCCTGGCCGGGATGCTCTCGGGCCTCTACAACCCCGACGACGAACTGCCGTACTTCATCGGCGTCGGCGGCACGGCCATGCTCCTGGCCGTCGGCCTGGCCGCGGCTTCGCCTGCCATCAAGAAGCTCATGGGCGGCGTACGCTGA
- a CDS encoding alcohol dehydrogenase catalytic domain-containing protein, which translates to MKITGAVLEEIGRPRPFAESKPISIAELELSAPGPTEILVRLEAAGICHSDLSVVDGNRVRPVPMLLGHEAAGRVVEVGADVTDLKPGQRVVMSFLPRCEQCANCTADGRLPCTAGSKSNGEGSLLHGSMHLSRGSETVYHHLGVSGFATHAVVDRASAVPVGDDIPADIAAVLGCAVLTGGGAVLNAAKPRPEDSIMIVGLGGVGMAALITAVSQGVSRIVAVDTLAEKLEHARRLGAHETYTPQQLAEQGVKAKFVVECAGSARAFETAFAATEAGGTTITAGLPSPDSRAQLSPLTITAEARTIVGSYLGSAVPARDIPKYAQLWRDGKLPVEELISSRIALADINQAMDQLADGKAVRQVIMFDAG; encoded by the coding sequence ATGAAGATCACCGGAGCAGTGCTTGAGGAAATCGGCCGCCCCCGGCCCTTTGCCGAGTCCAAACCCATCAGCATCGCGGAGCTGGAACTCTCTGCCCCCGGGCCCACGGAAATCCTCGTCCGCCTCGAGGCTGCCGGCATCTGCCACTCGGACCTCAGCGTTGTCGACGGGAACCGGGTCCGGCCGGTGCCCATGCTGCTGGGACACGAAGCCGCCGGCCGGGTGGTCGAAGTCGGCGCGGACGTCACCGACCTGAAGCCCGGCCAGCGGGTGGTCATGTCCTTCCTGCCGCGCTGCGAGCAGTGCGCCAACTGCACCGCGGACGGCCGGCTCCCCTGCACCGCCGGCTCAAAGAGCAACGGCGAGGGCAGCCTGCTACACGGTTCCATGCACCTGAGCCGCGGCAGCGAGACCGTCTACCACCACCTCGGCGTCTCAGGTTTCGCCACCCACGCCGTGGTGGACCGGGCCTCGGCGGTACCGGTCGGCGACGACATCCCGGCGGACATCGCCGCCGTCCTCGGCTGCGCGGTCCTCACCGGAGGCGGCGCCGTGCTGAACGCCGCGAAACCCCGGCCCGAGGACAGCATCATGATCGTCGGGCTGGGCGGCGTCGGCATGGCCGCGCTGATCACCGCCGTCTCCCAGGGCGTCTCCCGGATCGTGGCCGTGGACACCTTGGCGGAGAAGCTGGAGCACGCCCGCCGCCTCGGCGCGCACGAGACGTACACCCCGCAGCAACTGGCCGAACAAGGCGTCAAGGCCAAGTTCGTCGTGGAATGCGCCGGCAGCGCCCGGGCGTTCGAGACCGCGTTCGCCGCGACCGAAGCCGGCGGCACCACGATCACGGCCGGGCTGCCCTCCCCCGACTCCCGCGCCCAGCTGTCCCCGCTGACCATCACGGCCGAGGCCCGCACCATCGTCGGCAGCTACCTCGGCTCGGCCGTGCCGGCGCGCGACATCCCCAAGTACGCCCAGCTCTGGCGGGACGGGAAACTGCCGGTCGAGGAGCTCATTTCGTCCCGGATCGCCCTGGCGGACATCAACCAGGCCATGGACCAGCTCGCAGACGGCAAGGCGGTCCGCCAGGTCATCATGTTCGACGCCGGATAG
- a CDS encoding amidase, with protein MAEIHELSAVALRDALRSGELSARQAAAHFLDRIGTENPHLGAFITVTAEQALKDAAAADSRHCVAADDGDAALPPLHGMPTAFKDLTDVAGVVTTHGSAALEHKPAPADGALAAALKGAGVISLGKTQVPEFGLTAYSENRIAPPSRNPHALSRSSGGSSGGSAAAVAARLLPFAPGSDGGGSIRIPAAACGLVGLKPGRGLVPAGESTGDPARLVVAGPLARSAADAALLLDALVPPENAPQAAGRAPGQSAAPRASYLELARQDPPRLRIGVSLDSPWQAVFPVTPEREALDALAAGIRLLEAAGHETGDAAIRYDNRYPAAFTTAWTAGVGSARIAPQREALLTPLTRTFRRRAQQRSAAKLDEALGFLRQFERDTLAQYSAWDLVLSPALAQTPRPVGWFTGAAHGDGYWPAAEWATDADDDYRKQCEFAPWSSLVNVCGLPAISIPVHWTGGTPGSGVPMGIQLVGPRGSEGLLLQVAAQLGF; from the coding sequence TTGGCTGAGATTCACGAACTGTCCGCCGTCGCGCTCCGGGATGCCCTGCGCTCCGGCGAGCTCTCGGCCCGCCAGGCCGCTGCGCACTTCCTGGACCGCATCGGCACCGAAAACCCGCACCTTGGCGCGTTCATCACGGTCACCGCGGAGCAGGCCCTCAAGGATGCCGCCGCCGCGGACAGCCGCCACTGCGTCGCGGCCGACGACGGCGACGCGGCCCTGCCGCCGCTGCACGGCATGCCGACGGCCTTCAAGGACCTGACCGACGTCGCCGGCGTCGTCACCACGCACGGAAGCGCCGCCCTGGAACACAAGCCGGCCCCGGCTGACGGCGCCCTGGCCGCAGCGCTGAAGGGCGCCGGCGTCATCTCGCTGGGCAAGACGCAGGTTCCGGAGTTCGGACTGACGGCCTACAGCGAGAACCGGATTGCGCCGCCGTCGCGCAACCCGCACGCGTTGAGCCGCAGCTCCGGCGGATCCTCGGGCGGCAGTGCCGCCGCCGTCGCCGCCCGGCTGTTGCCCTTCGCCCCGGGATCCGACGGCGGGGGGTCCATCCGCATTCCCGCCGCGGCGTGCGGGCTGGTGGGCCTCAAACCGGGCCGCGGGCTGGTCCCGGCCGGGGAAAGCACCGGAGACCCGGCCAGGCTGGTCGTGGCCGGCCCGCTGGCCCGCTCCGCGGCGGATGCTGCCCTGCTGCTCGACGCACTCGTCCCGCCGGAGAACGCACCTCAGGCCGCGGGGCGTGCGCCGGGGCAATCCGCCGCTCCCCGGGCCAGCTACCTGGAGCTGGCCCGGCAGGATCCGCCGCGGCTGCGGATCGGCGTCAGCCTGGACAGCCCGTGGCAGGCGGTCTTCCCCGTCACGCCCGAACGCGAGGCCCTCGACGCCCTCGCTGCGGGGATCCGGCTCTTGGAGGCGGCCGGCCACGAGACCGGCGACGCCGCCATCCGGTACGACAACCGCTACCCGGCCGCGTTCACGACAGCCTGGACCGCCGGCGTCGGCAGCGCCCGCATCGCGCCGCAGCGCGAAGCGCTCCTGACCCCGCTGACCCGGACGTTCCGGCGGCGCGCCCAGCAGCGCAGCGCAGCGAAACTGGACGAGGCCCTCGGGTTCCTGCGGCAGTTCGAGCGGGACACGCTAGCGCAGTACTCCGCCTGGGACCTGGTCTTGAGCCCGGCGCTGGCGCAGACGCCGCGTCCGGTGGGCTGGTTCACCGGCGCCGCGCACGGGGACGGCTACTGGCCGGCGGCCGAGTGGGCCACCGACGCGGACGACGACTACCGCAAGCAGTGCGAGTTCGCGCCGTGGTCCTCCCTGGTCAACGTCTGCGGGCTGCCAGCGATCAGCATCCCGGTGCACTGGACCGGCGGTACGCCGGGGTCGGGCGTGCCGATGGGCATCCAGCTGGTGGGCCCCCGCGGGTCCGAGGGGCTGCTGCTGCAGGTGGCAGCGCAGCTGGGTTTCTAG
- a CDS encoding rhodanese-like domain-containing protein, whose amino-acid sequence MSDIDTVTVSDIPEAARLLDVREDYEWAAGHAERALHIPLDQLPARLDELDPDEDLYIICRTGGRSFRAAQWLVGHGYSALNVAGGMDQWLENGLPLVSDNGLKPVIL is encoded by the coding sequence ATGAGCGACATCGACACCGTGACCGTTTCTGACATTCCGGAAGCAGCGCGGCTTCTGGACGTGCGCGAGGACTACGAGTGGGCGGCCGGCCACGCCGAGCGTGCCCTGCACATCCCTCTCGACCAGCTCCCGGCCCGGCTCGACGAACTGGACCCCGACGAGGACCTCTACATCATTTGCCGCACCGGCGGCCGTTCCTTCCGCGCCGCGCAGTGGCTGGTAGGCCACGGCTACTCCGCGCTGAACGTCGCCGGCGGCATGGACCAGTGGCTTGAGAACGGCCTGCCGCTCGTCTCCGACAACGGGCTCAAGCCCGTCATCCTGTAA
- the pheA gene encoding prephenate dehydratase: protein MPASPVTYTFLGPAGTFTEAALMQVPGAADAVRIPSSNVNTALDKVRNGSADAAMVPIENSVEGGVTATLDAIATGQELRILREALVPISFVLVARPGVRIEDVRRISTHGHAWAQCRLWVDQNIPDAEYIPGSSTAAAAMGLLEEDPHYDAAICAPIVAAEQPGLAVLAENIGDNPGAVTRFVLVGRPGVLPERTGADKTTVVVPLPEDRPGALMEILDQFATRGVNLSRIESRPTGQYLGHYFFSIDADGHVGDARVADALAGLHRISPATRFLGSYGRADGQRADVAPHTSDEAFRAAHAWVEDILSGASVVQEYNPEASPTA, encoded by the coding sequence ATGCCCGCTTCCCCCGTCACCTACACCTTCCTCGGCCCCGCAGGCACGTTCACCGAGGCCGCGTTGATGCAGGTGCCCGGGGCGGCGGATGCCGTCCGGATCCCCTCCTCGAACGTCAACACGGCGCTGGACAAGGTCCGCAACGGATCCGCCGACGCGGCGATGGTGCCGATCGAGAATTCCGTGGAGGGCGGGGTCACCGCCACCCTGGACGCGATCGCCACCGGACAGGAGCTGCGGATCCTCCGCGAGGCGCTCGTGCCCATCAGTTTTGTGCTCGTCGCCCGGCCCGGCGTCCGGATCGAGGACGTCCGCCGGATCTCCACCCACGGACACGCCTGGGCACAGTGCCGGCTCTGGGTCGACCAGAATATTCCGGATGCTGAATATATCCCGGGATCCTCGACCGCGGCCGCCGCCATGGGCCTGTTGGAGGAAGATCCGCACTACGACGCCGCGATTTGTGCGCCGATCGTCGCTGCCGAGCAGCCGGGCCTGGCGGTGCTGGCCGAGAACATCGGCGACAACCCGGGCGCCGTGACCCGCTTCGTGCTGGTAGGGCGCCCCGGCGTCCTGCCGGAACGGACCGGGGCGGACAAGACCACCGTGGTGGTCCCGCTGCCGGAGGACCGGCCCGGCGCCCTGATGGAAATCCTCGACCAGTTCGCCACCCGCGGCGTGAACCTGAGCAGGATCGAGTCCCGCCCCACCGGGCAGTACCTGGGCCACTACTTCTTCAGCATCGACGCGGACGGCCACGTGGGCGACGCCCGGGTGGCCGACGCCCTTGCCGGGCTGCACCGGATCAGCCCGGCCACACGATTCCTGGGCTCCTACGGACGGGCCGACGGCCAGCGCGCCGACGTCGCGCCGCATACCTCCGACGAGGCATTCCGGGCGGCCCACGCCTGGGTCGAAGACATTCTCAGCGGGGCATCTGTGGTGCAGGAATATAACCCAGAGGCTTCGCCCACAGCGTAG
- a CDS encoding diacylglycerol kinase family protein, with protein MRDWLLYLVIAGALVFAVSSWWGVRRLKAKHTRSAVWEETHNPGLGRQKVAVVLNPIKSRSAEARVLVESACLAAGWEAPRFFETTAEDPGFSQARAAVEYGADVVLVGGGDGTVRVVADVLAHTDIAMGLLPLGTGNLLARNIHLDIGDLHGCVQIALFGHQRFIDTARMTVENALTGQSADHAFLVIAGIGMDAEVVGDTNDGLKKAVGWLAYTEAGVRHLPGRRKKVAISLDDQPEQSRKIRSVLFANCGLIPGGIDFIPQAMIDDGMLDVVVMSPRSAIGWLAMYWKIVLKHKRNLPVMTYYRSGKIVIKCAEPMPTQVDGDPSGEATTVTVQVAPGSLLVRVKEGVGREDTP; from the coding sequence ATGCGCGACTGGCTGCTCTACCTCGTCATCGCTGGGGCCCTGGTATTTGCCGTCTCCAGTTGGTGGGGTGTGCGCCGGCTGAAGGCCAAGCACACCCGCAGTGCGGTCTGGGAAGAAACGCACAACCCCGGTCTGGGCCGGCAAAAGGTCGCGGTGGTGCTGAACCCGATCAAGTCGAGGTCTGCGGAGGCCCGGGTGCTGGTCGAAAGTGCCTGCCTCGCGGCCGGCTGGGAGGCGCCGCGGTTCTTCGAGACGACCGCCGAGGACCCCGGATTCTCGCAGGCCCGGGCCGCGGTCGAGTACGGGGCCGATGTGGTCCTCGTGGGCGGCGGCGACGGCACCGTCCGCGTCGTGGCCGACGTCCTGGCGCACACCGACATCGCCATGGGGCTCCTGCCGCTGGGCACCGGCAACCTGCTGGCCCGCAACATCCACCTGGACATCGGCGACCTGCACGGCTGCGTCCAGATCGCATTGTTTGGCCACCAGCGCTTCATCGACACCGCCCGGATGACGGTGGAGAACGCCCTGACCGGGCAGTCCGCGGACCACGCCTTCCTGGTGATCGCCGGCATCGGCATGGACGCCGAGGTTGTGGGCGACACCAATGACGGGCTCAAAAAGGCGGTGGGCTGGCTCGCCTACACGGAGGCCGGGGTGCGGCACCTTCCGGGCCGCCGCAAAAAGGTCGCCATCTCGCTCGATGACCAGCCCGAACAGTCACGGAAGATCCGGAGCGTCCTGTTCGCCAACTGCGGGCTGATCCCCGGCGGCATCGACTTCATTCCGCAGGCCATGATCGACGACGGCATGCTGGACGTGGTGGTGATGAGCCCGCGCAGCGCGATCGGCTGGCTGGCCATGTACTGGAAGATTGTGCTCAAGCACAAGCGGAATCTGCCGGTGATGACGTACTACCGCTCGGGCAAGATCGTGATCAAGTGCGCCGAACCGATGCCGACCCAGGTCGACGGCGATCCGTCCGGCGAGGCCACAACGGTCACCGTCCAGGTGGCACCCGGCTCACTGCTGGTCCGGGTCAAGGAAGGCGTCGGCCGGGAAGACACGCCGTAA
- the serS gene encoding serine--tRNA ligase, with the protein MIDVKDLSENPDKFRASQRARGADESVVDAIIAADSARRAALIRFENLRAEQNAFGKKVAQAKGEEKQALLAEVKVLAASVKEASAEADVAQAAQEELLRGIPNLVEDGVPAGGEDDYVVVKTVGTPREFPDFEPKDHLEIGELIGAIDMERGAKVSGSRFYFLRGVGARLEMALLQMAMEQAIDAGFVPMITPTLVRPETMQGTGFDVKHDAEIYRLAEDDLYLVGTSEVALAGYHADEILDLTGGPIRYAGQSSCYRREAGSHGKDTRGIIRVHQFNKVEMFIYTTVEEAAAEHARLLAWEEEMLAKCELPFRVIDTAAGDLGNSAARKFDCEAWVPTQGAYRELTSTSNCTTFQARRLNIRERVLNEDGAPKGTRAVATLNGTLATTRWIVAILEHHQNPDGSVNVPAALQKYLGGMTVLPVL; encoded by the coding sequence GTGATCGACGTAAAAGACCTCAGCGAAAATCCGGACAAGTTCCGTGCCAGCCAGCGCGCCCGCGGCGCCGACGAATCCGTGGTGGACGCGATCATCGCCGCGGATTCGGCCCGGCGCGCGGCGCTGATCCGCTTCGAAAACCTGCGCGCCGAGCAGAACGCCTTCGGCAAGAAGGTGGCGCAGGCAAAGGGCGAGGAAAAGCAGGCGCTGCTCGCAGAGGTCAAGGTCCTCGCCGCCTCGGTCAAGGAAGCTTCGGCGGAGGCCGACGTCGCCCAGGCCGCCCAGGAGGAGCTCCTGCGCGGTATTCCCAACCTCGTCGAGGACGGCGTACCCGCCGGCGGCGAGGACGACTACGTGGTGGTCAAGACGGTCGGGACGCCGCGCGAATTCCCCGACTTCGAGCCGAAGGACCACCTGGAAATCGGCGAGCTGATCGGCGCCATCGACATGGAGCGCGGGGCGAAGGTCTCCGGTTCACGCTTCTACTTCCTGCGCGGCGTGGGCGCCCGGCTGGAGATGGCGCTGCTCCAGATGGCCATGGAGCAGGCCATCGACGCCGGCTTCGTCCCCATGATCACCCCGACGCTGGTCCGCCCGGAAACCATGCAGGGCACCGGGTTCGACGTCAAGCACGACGCCGAGATCTACCGCCTCGCGGAGGACGACCTGTACCTGGTGGGGACCTCCGAGGTGGCCCTGGCCGGCTACCACGCGGACGAAATCCTGGACCTCACCGGCGGCCCGATCCGCTACGCCGGGCAGAGTTCCTGCTACCGCCGCGAGGCCGGTTCACACGGCAAGGACACACGCGGCATCATCCGCGTGCACCAGTTCAACAAGGTGGAGATGTTCATCTACACCACGGTCGAGGAGGCCGCCGCCGAACACGCGCGCCTGCTGGCCTGGGAAGAGGAGATGCTGGCCAAGTGCGAGCTGCCCTTTCGCGTGATCGACACGGCCGCGGGGGACCTCGGCAATTCCGCTGCCCGCAAGTTTGACTGCGAGGCCTGGGTCCCCACCCAGGGCGCCTACCGCGAGCTGACCTCGACGTCCAACTGCACCACGTTCCAGGCCCGCCGCCTCAACATCCGCGAACGCGTGCTGAACGAGGACGGTGCGCCCAAGGGCACCCGCGCGGTTGCCACCCTGAACGGCACCCTCGCCACGACCCGCTGGATCGTCGCCATCCTGGAGCACCACCAGAACCCGGACGGCTCGGTCAACGTCCCGGCGGCGCTGCAGAAGTACCTCGGCGGCATGACGGTGCTCCCCGTCCTCTAG
- a CDS encoding HAD family hydrolase, giving the protein MTTMTEASVAGNDDQRDANEKMMIALDVDGTLVDHDGHMSVPVREAAQAVVAAGHEVMIATGRSLNATLPIIEHIGIEYGYAVCSNGGVTLRVDSGLADGYEVLHKATFDPGPALRALRKRLPSAKYALEDENGNFLSTERFQDASFGVEAIGVDFQTMLEATAVRVVVFSSENTPEEFNAAIRHVGLAGVTYSVGWTAWLDIAAAGVTKASALEQLRGRLSIEAHRTVAVGDGRNDIEMLTWARRGVAMGQAPAEVIAAADEVTHSVYDDGAAHVLRSILR; this is encoded by the coding sequence ATGACAACAATGACTGAAGCCTCAGTCGCTGGCAACGATGACCAGCGAGATGCAAACGAAAAAATGATGATCGCCCTCGACGTCGACGGAACCCTCGTCGACCACGACGGGCACATGTCCGTTCCCGTCCGGGAAGCCGCCCAGGCCGTCGTGGCCGCCGGGCACGAGGTGATGATCGCGACCGGCCGCTCGCTCAACGCCACGCTGCCCATCATCGAGCACATCGGCATCGAATACGGCTACGCGGTCTGTTCCAACGGGGGCGTGACCCTGCGCGTGGATTCCGGGCTCGCGGACGGCTACGAGGTGCTGCACAAGGCCACGTTCGACCCCGGCCCCGCGCTCCGGGCGCTGCGCAAGCGGCTGCCCTCCGCCAAATACGCGCTCGAGGACGAGAACGGCAACTTCCTCTCCACCGAACGCTTCCAGGACGCCAGCTTCGGCGTCGAGGCGATCGGCGTCGATTTCCAGACCATGCTGGAGGCCACCGCCGTCCGTGTGGTGGTGTTCAGTTCGGAGAACACCCCCGAGGAATTCAACGCGGCGATCCGGCACGTCGGCCTCGCCGGCGTCACCTACTCCGTGGGCTGGACGGCGTGGCTGGACATTGCCGCCGCCGGCGTGACCAAGGCCAGCGCCCTGGAACAGCTGCGCGGACGGTTGAGCATCGAGGCGCACCGCACGGTGGCGGTCGGCGACGGCCGGAACGACATCGAGATGCTCACCTGGGCACGCCGCGGCGTCGCGATGGGCCAGGCACCCGCCGAGGTCATCGCCGCCGCCGACGAGGTCACCCACTCGGTCTACGACGACGGCGCCGCCCACGTGCTGCGCAGCATCCTCCGCTAG
- a CDS encoding MarR family transcriptional regulator, translating to MFTLTINQTDSRRDGDKVPQLLKDLRHIPARLDFDRSVEDEVQGILDCPRQTVEAALVALRTGAWYVRIGVGPVNEPLPNQIKDASGHGLVYARRAVDRLRNGKERVPVAVEGPFADLAAEAEAVLRLLGHIVHDRSAAEWRVLDLLTPGVRGQQKAVAEELGITTQAVSKAVARAQWNEEHAARPAAARLLALILDVR from the coding sequence ATGTTCACGCTGACCATCAACCAAACCGACAGCCGGCGCGACGGCGACAAGGTGCCGCAGCTCCTCAAGGACCTGCGGCACATTCCGGCGCGCCTGGATTTCGACCGCTCGGTGGAGGACGAAGTGCAGGGCATCCTGGACTGCCCGCGCCAGACGGTGGAGGCTGCGCTGGTCGCCCTGCGGACCGGCGCCTGGTATGTCAGGATCGGCGTGGGCCCGGTCAACGAACCGCTGCCGAACCAGATCAAGGACGCCTCCGGGCACGGCCTGGTCTACGCCCGCCGGGCCGTGGACCGGCTGCGGAACGGCAAGGAGCGCGTGCCGGTGGCGGTGGAGGGCCCGTTCGCCGACCTGGCCGCCGAGGCCGAGGCCGTCCTGCGGCTGCTGGGCCACATCGTGCACGACCGCAGCGCCGCCGAGTGGCGGGTGCTGGATCTGCTGACCCCCGGCGTGCGGGGACAGCAGAAGGCCGTGGCCGAGGAACTGGGGATCACCACCCAGGCCGTCAGCAAGGCCGTGGCCCGGGCCCAGTGGAACGAGGAACACGCGGCCCGCCCGGCCGCGGCCCGGCTGCTGGCCCTGATCCTCGACGTCCGCTAG